In Betta splendens chromosome 3, fBetSpl5.4, whole genome shotgun sequence, the genomic window GAAAAGTACAGAGCCTGTGACATGGCCTGGGTGGCCATCATCCTCAGCAGTCTGTTCACGGTCGAGTCCTGAGGGTCCACAGCCCGGTCCAGGGACGCAGCCAAGGCCTTGTTGGAGCTGAAGGGGACAGGTTTCTGTGTTCAGTGTCGTGATGCTGTGGTGACAGAGACTCTGACCCAAGCGCTCACCTGGTGTCCATGGAGAATCCTCTGGCTGAGGCACATTCCACCAGCTGACTGAAGAACTCCTGTCGTGGGGGAGGGTGAAGCCGCAGCAAAGCATGATGGGGGAAGGTCTCCTGGATCTTGCGCGCCACCCAGTGGTTGGCGTAAATCATGCACTCGGCCACTGTTTCGTGGACTTCCAGAGGCTGACGGGGAACCAAGGCTGTGAtgttcctctcctcatccaACTGGGCCCGGACCTGCCGAGGGACgaacatgaacgcacacacgaacgcacacacgcacacacacacacacacacacacacacatacacacacacacacacacacacacgacacacacacacacacacacgcacacgtgatGACATGTGCTACAATACAACACACTCAGTCCTGCTTATCTAAACAAAGAGACAGTTTATTAGAGAGCAACTATAGGGAGAGTTCCTCTCAGGCTTTGACTGATGGTCAACCAACAACGGTAAATAAAACACCAGCGTAATGGGGAGACTGTCCCCAGGTTCCCGGTGCTCACACTCCGCTACATCATTCCACCGAAATTACTTCTTTACACATAGTGTCAGACGTTCCGTCTCCTGAGCACACGCAGCCCTGCACCGATTGTCCTTTACATCAAGAGGAAGCACGATACGTCtacacacctccaccccctccagctccagcgctccctcctgctccctctgtgctcgCAGGTGTCTCGCCACCTGTGTCAGCATCTCCAGAGCCTCCGTCAGCCCGCAGAGCTTGGCCTCCTTCTGGTCGGGGCCGAGCCGGGCCAGCTCCGGGACCTCGGCCCGCTCTCCGTTGAGCAGGGCCTGGGCCAGCTCGTAGTGGAGCTGGTAGGAGGAGCGGATGAGCGTGCGGCCGTACCACACGCTGCTGACGGCGAGGCTCTGCTGGTCCAGCTCCCACATCACACTCATGGCGTACCTGGAGTGACAGACAGCGCGGTCACGCATCCAGCACCCTGTAAAGCGCAGGGACGGAGCCGAGCTCACTGACCTGTCGGCTCCtcccagcagagagcagaggtcTGCGCTGAGAGCAGCGGGCAGCATGTCGTAGCGCCGGTCCGCCAGGTAGGACGTCGTGGCCCTAAGAGACAGTACAACTTATCAAACCTCTGTCACTGTGTCTGGTCCGATGCTGGAAAGACATCTCTAACGAGCAGGAAATTAAGTTCAACAAACTAGTGACTTGGGTTTGGGTTTGTGCATTCATGGCCTCTGCGTCTATGAATCCACACAGCTCCTCACCTGGACCGGGCCTCCAGGTCAGTCAGGGAGCCCTCGGTGACAAAGTGGCTGACGTCGGCGATGTGGACGCCGAGCTCCAGCCTCCCGCTGCCGAGGCGGCAGATGGACAGCGCGTCGTCCACGTCCTCGCAGCCGCGTGGGTCAATGCTGAAAACCAAGCGGGACTCCCTGAGATCCCGGCGCTGTAGAACCTGGGCAGGATCCACGGCCCACGGTGCCTCTGGGGAGTTAGTGGGCATCTCTTTGagctgaggacagacagacgcaggcCTTGTTACTGACACAACAAAGACTCACGAGGCTGCGTCAGGTCTAGAAAACAGCGCGTGAGGCTTCACAGATGGATCCTTTCCAGGGGTGCTcaaatatacaataataatcataatccaTATGAGGCATCCATAATCTGCATGGAAAGAAAGGAAACGTGTCTCCTTGAGCTGTCGAGtggaaaaaaagctaaatatgtGGCTGCACTTACATCCACACTAATTGTTGAGTCTGTGgtaacaaacacaacatggacTCATCACACTTCTTCAAACGTGAGAGAGGAGTAAACTCTAAATGAGTTAATAAAAGGGAGATACACTGACTGAGCTTCCAGGTCCATTTCATGTTGGTTTCTGCGTAACGTCATCAAACTAAAGCGTGCGCAGTAACAAGCGTGTTCTGACCTGAGCGTCTGAGAACGGAGGCACGTGGATGCAGTTCTCCACCAGAATGGTCTGGACCTCCGTCTCCAGCTCTCCAGCCGGGCCCAGAACCCGGACACTGTGTCCACTGGGATAGAGGGATGTGCTTTCCCATGAATCAATGCGCACCACCACTCTGTGGTCCTGAGAAAAGAACATGATGCATTCAGCTGATTTCAGATCTGCCAAGCCAGTTTCAAACAGCTTCAAAGAAACCTGGACTTTGTTTTTCCTGAGCAAATGCGCAGCTTCACACCTGCAGAGCATCCGCCTGCTGAGCACTGATGCGGATCTTGGGGATGCGATGGTCCCAGGGAACAGCCAGGATGCGCTGGGAGTTCCTGCTCTGGGTCGGGTCCCTGAGGGGGAAGGTCACCACGTAGTCCCTCCAGTTCCTCTGCAGGATGCCCACCACGCGGCCTGTGGGTCCAAATACCACACACCACTGGTTGACGCGGCGTGGAGCGCGGGGCGTGGAGCGCGGGGCGTGGAGCGCGGGGCGTGGAGCGCGGGGCGTGGAGCGTGCGCGGCGTGGAGCACGCGCGGCGCGTCACCCACCTGTGGGCTGTGGCCCgttgccgccgccgccactgCCGCCGCCACTGCCGCCGCCCTCGGTGCCGCCGCCATCGTCTCCCTGACCTCCGGACAGCGCCGTCACCTTCCCTCTCCATTCACTCCTCGGCAGCAACTCCACCACAACCGCGTCGCCGTGCACGGCTCGGTTGCGATTCTTGAACCCGCACACCAGCACCGACGAGCCCACGCCTGAGACCGGGACAGAAGCAGTGGGTGGTAAGAAGGTTAGCGGTTAGCGGGTTCCAGCGGCGTCTGCGCTCAGGCACCTGTGTTCTTAGTGGAGAGGCCGTCTGTGGAGACGGAGGCCTCAGTCTGGGCTCGGTGCTTGCTCACGTGAAGAGTTCCCTGAGACAGAGGGGAGAGGCGCCGTTGGCTCTGAGCGCAGGCCGTTCCTCTGAAAACACGCCAGCAGGCGCACGTTACCTCCAGGTAGAGTCCAGACCTGACGCCGGCCTCCAGGACCTCGGCCGCACGGTGTTCTGGGAACTGGCGCTCCACGGCCTcgccctccttctcctgcagcgCCTGGCGGATGGAGCGGTACAGCGCATGCGCTGCGTCCAGCTGTTGCCAGAAACTCTGCAAATATTCCTGGCAAATATAGAAACGTGCTTGAGCAGCAGGCGAAGGTTCATCGCCTGCATTTGGGCTCAGGCGGATGAAGGCGTGACCCGAGAACCTGCGTCGCCCCCCACAGCAACCACTCACTACGCTGGGATGTGTTCTGTCCAGAATGGTTTGACCGCCGTTCATACGGCAAAACCCTGACTGCTCTTTTTCCGAATAAGTCGTTTACAGAGTTTCTATAGACTATTTGTGATTCATCTCAGCTTCTCACGTGTGAAAACCACTCTCAACGGTCCACTGAGTCGTGCTGAAGCCACTTCATCAAAACTTTACTCCTGCCGTGAAAGTTGCAgttttctgacattttttaCATTCATTATCCCCAATAGCATATTATTTGTCAAGCAGCTCAATGGGGCGATATTAATGGAGAAAATACAGGGCATGGCAACGCAAGACAATTAGGCAGCGCAGAACCACTCCAGGATCCTCAGCGATCcatgatgtgctgctgctgaatacAGATGAAGGACGAGCGCAGGAAACGTACAGgagacacaggaaacactgATGTAAACACCAGCAACTGGCTGAGAGCATTCAAATAAAGCCAGGATGAGGAGATGCGACGGCAGTAACAAGTGGTGACAACTGAAAATCCCACTTACAGGAATTAAGTTAATTGAAAAAGCAGCAGCCCAGAGACGAGGATGTGAGAAAGGCTGCAGGGACACAGCACACAACTCCAACGGCGTCCTCAGAGTGAAACTAAAGAGAGTTCATGATTGCGTCACATGCGATGCATAGTTTCGTTATAAGGAGAAGACACAAAAGCAGAGGGTACGGGTTGTGATCTCTGCGCCCTCAGGCAGCGCTTCGCTCAAAACGCCACAAAGGGCCGAGAAACAACCACGTCAGACGAGGATCCAGAACGGGAGCAGGCGCTTCAAACCCCCGCCTGGTTCAGGCTCCACTCTGCGTCGTCCTTCAGTTCATCAGGGCCTCTTCAACCGAACTGATTAAATGACATCAATTATTCTATTTAGTGTCCATTCTGTCTCATTACACATATTACAAGAGACGTGATCAGAAATGAAACCAAGTCCAGTGCCGCTCCCGTTACGacgcctgtttgtttgtgtgtgtctggggccgagcgccgtaggaccaggcgtagaaccaggcgtagaaccaggtgtagaaccgagcgccgtaggaccaggcgtagaaccgagcgccgcaggaccaggcgtagaaccgagcgccgcaggaccaggcgtagaaccgagcaccgtagaaccaggcgtagaaccgagcgccgcagaacCGAATGCCGTAGAACTGAATGCCGCAGAACCGAAtgccgtagaaccgagcgccatagaaccaggcgtagaatcgAGCGCCGTAGAACCAAATGCCatagaaccgagcgccgtagaaccaggcgtagaaccgagcgccgtagaaccgagcgccgtaggaccaggcgtagaaccaggtGTAGCACCGAGCGCcatagaaccaggcgtagaaccaggcgtagaaccgagcgccagaggaccaggcgtagaaccgagcgccgcaggacaaggcgtagaaccgagcgccgcaggaccaggcgtagaaccgagcgccgtaggaccaggcgtagaaccaggtgtagaaccgagcgccatagaaccaggcgtagaaccaggcgtagaaccgagcgccgcagaaccaggcgtagaac contains:
- the dis3l gene encoding DIS3-like exonuclease 1, producing the protein MIKTEKILHLKNCRGRKVRVVREHYLRERVPCYSALCQADCAHDGKVLPGDLTHYVVPDAAVVVDFLEVLELRELRGIVFTQTACQAVQQSKGRRQYSRLRNLLKDPRHDCVLFANEFQEYSYCPRERGESLETWQSRCVYSAAAWYHDHLAGVMDVVMVTEDQRAVAQFSSLRSGVFVVSLQEYLQSFWQQLDAAHALYRSIRQALQEKEGEAVERQFPEHRAAEVLEAGVRSGLYLEGTLHVSKHRAQTEASVSTDGLSTKNTGVGSSVLVCGFKNRNRAVHGDAVVVELLPRSEWRGKVTALSGGQGDDGGGTEGGGSGGGSGGGGNGPQPTGRVVGILQRNWRDYVVTFPLRDPTQSRNSQRILAVPWDHRIPKIRISAQQADALQDHRVVVRIDSWESTSLYPSGHSVRVLGPAGELETEVQTILVENCIHVPPFSDAQLKEMPTNSPEAPWAVDPAQVLQRRDLRESRLVFSIDPRGCEDVDDALSICRLGSGRLELGVHIADVSHFVTEGSLTDLEARSRATTSYLADRRYDMLPAALSADLCSLLGGADRYAMSVMWELDQQSLAVSSVWYGRTLIRSSYQLHYELAQALLNGERAEVPELARLGPDQKEAKLCGLTEALEMLTQVARHLRAQREQEGALELEGVEVRAQLDEERNITALVPRQPLEVHETVAECMIYANHWVARKIQETFPHHALLRLHPPPRQEFFSQLVECASARGFSMDTSSNKALAASLDRAVDPQDSTVNRLLRMMATQAMSQALYFSTGSQPQDQYYHYGLALDRYTHFTSPIRRYADIVVHRLLTAAIDVDRGVGPGKALAGNKELDELAQHINKKNRASQRAQKLSTELFQCLYFKERNPQTDKRCEADAVIYSIRDNGVLVFVPEYGLKGPVYMRNREDQVVAVAPDGRCEWQSGSVRRHRDHIVTSSASGTSTFRLFDHITVRISVHSTRCHADTLNLEVISNKPHQSTRLQQPHAQGRSQLVQEVVRLAQEAAQQPKLSKEERQFCQSKTPNLYLLLEEIRELALMDLDAMAQVCATKA